From Syntrophorhabdaceae bacterium, the proteins below share one genomic window:
- a CDS encoding transposase gives MPRHARLDAAGVLHHVIIRGINRKGIFLGNDDREDFAGRLSVLLPETATVCYAWALMSNHAHMLLRTGDVSLSTFMARLLTGYAGGFNRRHRRSGHLFQNRYKSIICQEDPYLQELLRYIHLNPLRAGIVPDYESLGHYQWSGHAAILGNRAVPWQDIRYILALFGPDEKEARAVYREFVGMGISRGRRPELAGGGLVRSLGGWEEVRRSVREGPVKGDERILGDTSFVAALLARAEERMTRRYEMKQSGIDMAAIERRVCQLFEMHPKDLYVRGRRKKLVEARSVFCFFAVTELETTLKDLAMRFAISGQAIGLAVERGRQIAQRRGLKLTK, from the coding sequence ATGCCGCGACACGCACGTCTTGATGCGGCAGGTGTGCTCCATCATGTGATCATAAGAGGAATCAACAGAAAAGGGATCTTCCTCGGAAACGATGACAGGGAAGACTTTGCCGGCCGACTGTCCGTTCTCTTGCCGGAAACCGCAACGGTCTGCTATGCATGGGCACTGATGTCCAACCATGCGCATATGCTGCTGCGCACAGGCGATGTTTCCCTGTCCACTTTCATGGCGCGGCTCCTCACCGGCTATGCCGGTGGTTTCAACCGAAGGCACAGGCGCAGCGGCCACCTCTTTCAGAACCGCTACAAATCCATCATCTGCCAGGAAGATCCCTACCTGCAGGAACTCCTGCGGTACATCCATCTCAATCCTCTCAGGGCCGGCATCGTTCCGGATTACGAGTCCCTCGGACACTATCAGTGGTCAGGTCATGCCGCCATCCTCGGCAACAGGGCGGTCCCCTGGCAGGATATACGGTACATTCTTGCCTTGTTTGGCCCTGATGAGAAGGAGGCCCGGGCAGTCTATCGCGAATTTGTCGGTATGGGGATAAGCCGGGGCCGGCGGCCGGAGCTTGCGGGAGGGGGACTGGTGAGAAGTCTCGGAGGATGGGAAGAGGTCAGAAGATCGGTCCGCGAGGGACCCGTGAAGGGTGATGAGCGCATATTGGGGGACACGTCTTTTGTTGCGGCTCTGCTTGCACGGGCGGAAGAGAGGATGACCCGGCGCTACGAGATGAAGCAGTCCGGTATCGATATGGCTGCAATAGAAAGAAGGGTTTGCCAGCTTTTCGAGATGCATCCGAAGGATCTTTATGTCCGGGGAAGACGAAAGAAGCTTGTCGAGGCAAGAAGCGTCTTCTGTTTCTTCGCGGTGACGGAACTGGAAACCACGCTGAAGGACCTCGCCATGCGTTTCGCAATCTCCGGACAGGCGATAGGCCTTGCCGTAGAGAGGGGGAGACAGATTGCACAGAGGAGGGGATTGAAGCTTACCAAATAA
- a CDS encoding PAS domain S-box protein, translating to MKDSAGTNQELMEEISSLKERIRELERSEGMRRGAEGSLQWKTALLEAQMNTSIDGILVIDENQKRLVINQRILEMWDVPHHILDDENDEALLQYVVGLVRYPEQFLGKVNYLYDHPYETSRDEIEFKNGMFLDRYSAPVLGEDGYHYGRIWTFRDITERRRTEEALRESERKFRVLAEKSVAGIYVLQQDGTVRYVNARCAEIFGYTVEEAVDKLNVHDVIFSEDLSLVSTSIGRRISGELLSHHYEFRIITRGGDIRHVEAYSSFTVYEGKPAIIGTLLDITERKRAEEKLLASEERFRTFFNLPIVGFAITGADSRWIHFNDRLCEMLGYSRDELERKTWMQITPPEDLARERPLFEDVVRGRSNVTGIEKRYVRKDGSLADVFVSTQVVRNPDASIAYFASIIQDVTAQKRAEEEIIREREKLRTLSDNAPFGMVLTDKDGHFTYVNAKFTELFGYDLSDIPDGRTWFRKAYPEAEYRHTVISTWVEDFKDAGRVERKPRVFTVTCRDGIKKIIEFIPSRLASGDYLMTCENITELRKLESQLRQAQKMESIGTLAGGIAHDFNNILTTLIGYASLIQTKLDSDSSLRSYVDRVLLASKKGADLTQSLLTFSRQQPVTLLPMDVNDAIRTTQPLLKRLLTENIDLRTSLTRYDTVVMADKSQMDQILFNLVTNARDAMPEGGTLTVETDIADMDSRFIEAHGFGGPGRYVLINVSDTGEGMDEATREKIFDPFFTTKETGKGTGLGLATVYGIVKQHNGYVTVYSEPGHGTAFRIYLPAAITKVREEPDTAVPVGGKETILIAEDDEGVRRIMREALEEYGYRSIEAVDGEDAIDKFKLHREVDLIILDSIMPRKNGREAFEAILRIDPHVRVLFTSGYTRDVVLDKGIKDKEFDFIAKPLSLGKLLQKVREILDR from the coding sequence ATGAAAGACTCGGCCGGAACGAATCAGGAATTGATGGAGGAGATATCCTCTTTAAAAGAGAGGATCAGGGAACTGGAGCGTTCGGAAGGGATGAGAAGGGGCGCGGAAGGGTCGCTGCAGTGGAAAACTGCTCTTCTCGAAGCGCAGATGAATACGTCCATCGACGGCATTCTGGTCATCGATGAGAATCAGAAAAGACTTGTCATCAACCAGCGGATCCTGGAGATGTGGGATGTTCCCCACCATATTCTGGATGACGAAAATGATGAAGCCCTCCTTCAGTATGTCGTCGGTCTTGTCAGGTATCCCGAGCAGTTCCTCGGGAAGGTGAATTACCTGTACGATCACCCCTATGAGACAAGCCGCGACGAGATCGAATTCAAGAACGGCATGTTTCTGGACAGGTACTCGGCCCCGGTCCTCGGCGAGGACGGATACCACTACGGCAGGATCTGGACGTTTCGGGACATAACAGAGCGCAGGCGCACCGAGGAGGCGCTGCGGGAATCGGAGCGCAAGTTTCGGGTCCTTGCCGAGAAGTCCGTAGCCGGCATATATGTCCTGCAACAGGACGGAACCGTGCGGTACGTCAACGCGAGGTGCGCCGAGATATTCGGGTACACAGTTGAGGAAGCGGTGGACAAGCTGAACGTGCATGATGTGATATTTTCTGAAGACCTTTCCCTGGTGAGTACCAGCATAGGCAGGAGAATATCGGGCGAATTGCTGTCACACCACTATGAGTTCAGGATAATCACCAGGGGCGGAGACATCAGGCATGTCGAGGCTTACAGCTCCTTCACCGTATACGAGGGAAAACCGGCGATCATCGGAACCCTGCTCGACATCACCGAGCGCAAGCGCGCCGAGGAGAAGCTGCTGGCAAGCGAAGAGCGGTTTCGCACGTTCTTCAACCTTCCCATCGTGGGTTTTGCCATCACCGGTGCCGACAGCCGGTGGATCCACTTCAACGACAGATTATGCGAAATGCTGGGGTACTCTCGCGATGAACTGGAACGAAAAACATGGATGCAGATCACGCCGCCCGAAGACCTTGCCCGGGAGAGACCGCTCTTCGAAGACGTGGTGAGGGGCAGGAGCAACGTCACCGGTATCGAAAAACGATATGTCAGGAAGGATGGTTCCCTTGCCGATGTATTCGTCTCCACCCAGGTGGTCCGAAACCCTGATGCTTCGATAGCCTATTTTGCCTCCATCATACAGGACGTCACCGCCCAGAAAAGGGCCGAGGAAGAGATCATCAGGGAAAGAGAAAAACTGAGAACCCTCTCGGACAACGCCCCCTTTGGAATGGTTCTCACCGACAAAGACGGTCATTTCACATACGTCAACGCCAAGTTCACGGAACTCTTCGGGTATGATCTGTCGGATATCCCGGACGGCAGAACGTGGTTCAGAAAGGCCTATCCTGAGGCCGAATACAGGCATACGGTCATTTCGACGTGGGTGGAGGATTTCAAGGACGCCGGGCGGGTTGAACGCAAGCCGAGGGTCTTTACCGTTACATGCAGGGACGGGATCAAAAAGATCATAGAGTTCATTCCTTCAAGGCTTGCCTCCGGGGATTACCTGATGACCTGCGAAAATATCACCGAACTGAGAAAACTGGAATCACAGCTGCGCCAGGCCCAGAAAATGGAATCCATCGGGACCCTTGCGGGAGGCATCGCCCACGATTTCAACAATATCCTCACCACCCTAATAGGATATGCATCCCTCATACAAACAAAACTGGACAGCGACAGCTCCTTACGGTCATACGTGGACCGGGTTCTCCTTGCCTCCAAGAAGGGTGCCGATCTCACTCAGAGCCTTCTGACCTTCAGCCGGCAGCAACCCGTCACGCTTCTCCCCATGGATGTGAATGACGCAATAAGAACGACGCAGCCGTTGCTCAAGAGGCTCCTTACCGAGAATATTGACCTGCGCACATCCCTTACCCGGTATGACACGGTCGTTATGGCCGACAAGTCGCAGATGGACCAGATCCTTTTCAACCTTGTCACCAACGCAAGGGACGCCATGCCGGAAGGGGGGACGCTCACCGTAGAGACGGATATCGCCGACATGGACAGCCGGTTCATAGAGGCTCACGGGTTCGGAGGGCCGGGGAGGTATGTGCTGATAAACGTCTCCGATACGGGAGAAGGTATGGATGAAGCAACACGGGAGAAGATCTTCGATCCCTTCTTCACCACAAAGGAGACCGGGAAAGGCACGGGGTTGGGTCTTGCAACCGTCTACGGCATCGTCAAACAGCACAACGGTTATGTCACCGTATATAGTGAACCCGGCCACGGCACGGCCTTCCGCATCTACCTCCCGGCCGCGATCACAAAGGTCCGGGAGGAACCCGATACGGCGGTGCCCGTGGGAGGGAAAGAGACGATCCTTATCGCGGAGGACGATGAAGGAGTGCGACGGATCATGCGGGAGGCGCTTGAGGAATACGGCTACAGGAGCATAGAGGCAGTGGACGGTGAAGATGCGATCGATAAGTTCAAACTGCACCGCGAGGTAGATCTCATCATCCTCGACTCGATCATGCCGAGAAAGAACGGAAGGGAGGCCTTCGAGGCAATACTCCGGATAGACCCCCATGTCAGGGTGCTCTTCACCAGCGGGTACACCAGGGATGTCGTCCTTGACAAAGGGATCAAGGACAAGGAATTCGACTTCATCGCGAAACCGCTGTCACTCGGCAAGCTCCTTCAGAAGGTCCGCGAGATACTGGACAGGTAG